The following coding sequences are from one Aureibacillus halotolerans window:
- a CDS encoding GNAT family N-acetyltransferase codes for MIKTILKPVSIENWYECTQLKVKPEQLNVFPAPVVYWIAESKYVDGFTLRAIYSKEILVGFLVFCTTPDQDDNYWIPALMIDEKHQGKGHGKAALEALIQLMSMSHCKRIMIGHRPDNPIAGKLYETLGFKKVSEEVIDGEIIRVLETV; via the coding sequence GTGATAAAAACTATATTAAAGCCTGTGTCTATCGAGAATTGGTATGAATGTACCCAGCTTAAAGTGAAGCCAGAGCAACTTAATGTCTTTCCTGCACCTGTCGTTTATTGGATTGCCGAATCAAAATATGTAGATGGTTTCACATTGCGCGCTATTTACTCAAAAGAAATTCTCGTCGGATTTCTCGTATTTTGTACGACTCCGGATCAGGATGATAACTATTGGATTCCTGCCTTAATGATTGACGAAAAGCATCAAGGCAAAGGGCATGGGAAAGCTGCATTGGAAGCATTGATTCAGTTAATGAGTATGTCTCATTGTAAAAGAATAATGATTGGACATCGACCAGACAATCCTATTGCAGGGAAGTTATATGAAACGTTAGGATTTAAAAAAGTTAGTGAAGAAGTCATAGACGGTGAAATCATACGTGTACTCGAAACGGTTTAA
- a CDS encoding DUF4358 domain-containing protein, producing the protein MKHQGIVMLALMAAVGLVSGCSNGRVEYETLTVATLDEHIQQETDGSEMDQGDIEKLQKIYDIEANDIEDFVVYTALSNVKADELAIIKVNDGSKTDTMMAHIQQRIEEQKVKFSGYRPEELYLVENHVLKSVGPFVFFAVSEDADLKEQEFDAALETYEELLIMPASQ; encoded by the coding sequence ATGAAACATCAAGGCATTGTCATGCTTGCGCTGATGGCCGCGGTTGGGCTTGTGAGCGGCTGCTCCAACGGTAGAGTAGAATACGAAACACTCACCGTTGCCACTTTGGATGAACATATTCAGCAAGAAACTGATGGAAGTGAGATGGACCAAGGAGATATAGAAAAGCTACAAAAAATATACGATATTGAGGCGAATGATATAGAGGATTTCGTTGTGTACACCGCTTTATCGAACGTCAAAGCGGATGAGCTTGCCATCATCAAAGTCAACGATGGAAGCAAAACGGACACCATGATGGCACATATTCAGCAACGAATCGAGGAACAAAAGGTGAAATTCAGCGGCTATCGCCCGGAAGAATTGTACCTCGTCGAGAATCATGTGCTGAAGTCGGTCGGCCCCTTCGTCTTCTTTGCCGTTTCGGAGGATGCTGACCTCAAGGAACAAGAGTTTGATGCTGCTTTAGAAACGTATGAAGAGCTGCTGATTATGCCGGCGTCTCAGTAA
- a CDS encoding DHHW family protein encodes MKNGSNHRAITGLLLVVFVGAVVAADVLTDDKSFSEEENRVLEERPDFSLNSLVEGEFVSEYEQYTSDQFAFRNAWIGVKTDADRALGKKESNGVFLGENGHLMEHYTSPSEAVMQERVQAIQTFHEATSDLPMYVMVAPTIAGVLPNKLPAFAPIGDQQNDLIRLRQRLPEEIRFVDVFNALAGKQEELMYYKTDHHWTTTGAYYAYRALCLEMGIVPQDKTSFDILQATDEFYGSLYSKSGFRHLEPDNIHLYLPKKQSTIKVNYVEEGRVSDSLYEPDHLRTKDKYAVFLDGNHPLVRITTDSPEDKKILVIKDSYANSLLPFLTEHFSEINVVDPRYYDKSLLALIEERQIDSTLFLYNMKTFFEDSSIMNITEGLQ; translated from the coding sequence ATGAAAAACGGTTCGAATCATCGCGCAATTACAGGTCTACTGCTGGTGGTGTTTGTTGGTGCGGTGGTTGCGGCCGACGTGCTTACAGACGACAAGTCGTTCTCAGAAGAGGAAAATCGCGTATTAGAAGAACGGCCAGATTTCTCACTGAATTCACTTGTGGAGGGAGAATTTGTTTCTGAATATGAGCAGTATACGTCGGATCAATTTGCGTTCCGGAACGCTTGGATCGGTGTGAAGACCGACGCTGACCGTGCTTTAGGAAAAAAGGAAAGCAATGGCGTTTTTTTAGGCGAAAACGGTCATCTGATGGAGCATTACACGTCGCCATCAGAGGCCGTCATGCAGGAAAGGGTCCAAGCCATTCAGACATTCCACGAGGCTACGTCCGATCTGCCCATGTATGTAATGGTAGCCCCGACAATTGCCGGTGTGCTCCCAAACAAGCTTCCTGCCTTTGCGCCTATTGGCGATCAACAAAACGATCTGATTCGACTACGCCAACGGCTCCCTGAGGAGATTCGCTTTGTCGATGTGTTCAATGCGTTGGCGGGAAAGCAGGAGGAGCTTATGTACTATAAAACCGATCATCATTGGACAACAACAGGCGCTTATTATGCTTATCGAGCGCTTTGCCTAGAGATGGGTATCGTTCCGCAGGACAAAACGTCGTTCGATATTCTTCAGGCAACGGACGAGTTCTATGGCTCGCTTTATTCAAAAAGTGGATTTCGTCACCTTGAGCCGGACAACATCCACCTCTATCTTCCGAAAAAGCAAAGCACAATCAAGGTGAACTACGTTGAGGAAGGGCGGGTCTCAGATTCTCTTTACGAGCCTGATCACCTCCGCACAAAAGACAAATACGCCGTCTTTTTAGATGGCAACCATCCGCTCGTTCGCATCACCACGGACAGCCCAGAGGACAAGAAGATACTTGTGATTAAAGATTCATATGCCAATAGCTTGCTGCCTTTTTTGACGGAACACTTTAGTGAAATCAATGTCGTCGATCCACGGTATTATGACAAGTCACTTTTGGCACTGATCGAAGAGAGACAAATCGACAGCACGCTTTTTTTATACAACATGAAGACGTTTTTTGAAGACTCATCGATTATGAACATAACGGAGGGATTGCAATGA
- a CDS encoding MBOAT family O-acyltransferase, which yields MVFSSLNFLFQFLPAALLLYAIAPKKLKNTVLFATSLVFYAWGEPVYIFLMVFSTFFDYVNGLLIEKYRHRKAVARAVFIFSIIGNIAILGFFKYAEFIADNLNQLLDTELHVADLPLPIGISFYTFQTMSYCIDVYLGKVSAQRNVITFGTYVMMFPQLVAGPIVKYADVASQLVSRKVTLDKFGEGAELFIRGLAKKVLLANNIGMLWTSVKSTPPEDVTMLAAWLGIIAFTFQIYFDFSGYSDMARGLGKMFGFDFKLNFNYPYTSKSVTEFWRRWHISLGSWFREYVYIPLGGNRRGLGNQLRNLLIVWLLTGLWHGASWNFVLWGIYFGLLVTTEKLFLLNWLQRLPRLVAHLYTMLAVVVGWVVFEFVQLSSVWEFLGTMFNVTAELADRQALYDLSTNALLLVLCAVFATPLPSRIIAWLQVKWRLGGIIVTPAFYALALVLATAYLVDETYNPFLYFRF from the coding sequence TTGGTCTTCAGCAGCTTAAACTTTCTGTTTCAATTCTTGCCGGCAGCGCTGCTTTTGTATGCCATTGCACCAAAAAAGCTGAAGAACACCGTGTTGTTTGCCACAAGCCTCGTTTTTTACGCCTGGGGCGAACCAGTGTATATTTTTCTCATGGTTTTCTCCACCTTTTTCGATTATGTCAATGGGCTGCTGATTGAGAAATACAGGCATCGGAAGGCAGTGGCGAGGGCTGTCTTCATCTTCTCTATCATCGGCAATATCGCCATTCTTGGCTTTTTCAAATACGCCGAGTTCATCGCAGACAATCTGAATCAACTGTTGGACACCGAGCTACACGTCGCGGATCTTCCGTTGCCGATTGGTATTTCCTTTTACACGTTCCAAACGATGTCCTATTGTATCGACGTGTATCTTGGAAAGGTGAGTGCCCAGCGAAACGTCATCACTTTTGGCACCTATGTCATGATGTTTCCGCAGCTCGTGGCCGGTCCGATTGTCAAATACGCCGACGTTGCCAGCCAGCTTGTCTCACGCAAGGTGACGCTCGACAAGTTTGGTGAAGGGGCAGAATTGTTCATTCGTGGGTTAGCAAAAAAGGTGCTGCTTGCCAACAACATTGGCATGTTGTGGACGAGTGTGAAATCGACGCCGCCTGAGGATGTGACGATGCTGGCGGCCTGGCTTGGCATCATAGCGTTCACGTTCCAAATTTACTTCGACTTTAGCGGCTATTCAGATATGGCGCGTGGACTCGGCAAAATGTTCGGCTTTGATTTTAAACTAAATTTCAATTACCCGTACACCTCAAAAAGCGTGACGGAGTTTTGGCGACGATGGCATATCTCGTTAGGCTCATGGTTTCGCGAATATGTGTATATACCGCTCGGTGGCAACCGGAGAGGGTTGGGCAATCAGCTCCGTAATTTGCTGATTGTCTGGTTGTTGACCGGGTTATGGCACGGTGCCAGCTGGAACTTTGTCCTTTGGGGCATCTATTTCGGCCTGCTCGTGACGACGGAGAAGTTATTTCTGCTGAACTGGCTGCAGCGGCTCCCTCGCTTGGTAGCTCATCTTTACACGATGCTTGCTGTGGTGGTTGGCTGGGTGGTGTTCGAGTTCGTTCAATTGTCTTCTGTTTGGGAGTTTCTCGGAACGATGTTCAACGTCACGGCTGAACTGGCGGATCGACAAGCTCTTTATGACCTGTCGACGAATGCTCTTCTGCTCGTGCTTTGTGCCGTGTTTGCGACACCACTTCCAAGTCGGATAATCGCGTGGCTACAGGTCAAATGGCGCCTTGGGGGAATCATCGTCACTCCAGCGTTTTATGCTCTCGCATTGGTCTTGGCAACAGCCTACCTCGTCGATGAGACATACAATCCGTTTTTATATTTTCGCTTTTAA
- a CDS encoding GDSL-type esterase/lipase family protein translates to MQKRWIGVFLAAAVTLLVTACGNQTKEEHTTASQLEEATEPPTDSLDSSYETTYQTSLFFGDSVTEGLSYHDILDEKNVLAGAGKTAEFALEDLPVLIERAPEHVYIQFGSIDLLFPTDDPIDYSLTHYGEVINTIQTELPEAEITLLSVTLVTEAAIEKEPRYQNIEAYNEEVKALAAKENVGYIDLTPLVTEHSDLYGEDGIHFEKAFYPLLLDSLKDIQNGE, encoded by the coding sequence ATGCAAAAAAGATGGATTGGTGTATTTTTGGCGGCAGCTGTCACTTTATTGGTCACGGCATGCGGAAATCAGACGAAAGAGGAACATACAACAGCTTCACAGCTTGAAGAGGCAACAGAACCCCCGACAGATTCCCTGGATTCTTCCTATGAAACCACGTATCAGACAAGCCTTTTTTTCGGGGACTCGGTCACAGAGGGGCTGTCCTATCATGACATTCTAGACGAGAAAAACGTCCTTGCTGGCGCAGGAAAAACAGCTGAATTTGCGCTAGAGGACCTTCCCGTTCTCATTGAAAGAGCACCTGAGCACGTGTACATCCAATTTGGTTCGATCGATCTTCTTTTTCCAACCGACGATCCGATCGATTACTCATTGACACACTACGGCGAAGTCATCAACACGATACAAACGGAGCTTCCCGAAGCGGAAATCACGCTGCTGTCGGTCACCCTAGTGACGGAAGCCGCAATTGAAAAGGAGCCGCGTTACCAAAATATCGAGGCGTACAATGAGGAAGTTAAAGCACTCGCCGCTAAAGAGAATGTCGGCTATATTGATCTAACGCCACTTGTTACGGAGCATTCAGATCTGTATGGGGAGGATGGCATACATTTCGAAAAAGCGTTTTATCCGCTGCTGCTTGATTCCTTGAAGGACATCCAAAATGGTGAATGA